One window of Pseudomonas sp. ML2-2023-3 genomic DNA carries:
- the nuoL gene encoding NADH-quinone oxidoreductase subunit L produces MNLLFLTFVFPLIGFLLLSFSRGRFSENLSAVIGVGSIGLSAIVAAYVIWQFNVAPPPGGEYTQVLWQWMSVEGFKPNFALHLDGLSVTMLGVVVGVGFLIHVFASWYMRGENGYSRFFAYTNLFIASMLFLILADNLLFVYFGWEGVGLCSYLLIGFYYSNRNNGNAALKAFIVTRVGDVFLAIGLFILFQQLGTLNIQELLVLAPQKFQAGDFWIVLATLMLLGGAVGKSAQLPLQTWLADAMAGPTPVSALIHAATMVTAGVYLIARTHGLFTLAPDVLHLVGIVGGVTLVLAGFAALVQTDIKRILAYSTMSQIGYMFLALGVGAWDGAIFHLMTHAFFKALLFLASGAVIVACHHEQNIFKMGGLWKKLPLAYASFIVGGAALSALPLLTAGFYSKDEILWEAFASGNNELLYAGLVGAFMTSLYTFRLIFITFHGEAKTEAHAGHGVTYWLPLSVLIVLSTFIGAMITPPLAGVLPQSVGHAGGEAKHSLEIASGAIALAGILLAALLYLGKRRFVTAVANSGIGRFLSAWWFAAWGFDWLYDKLFVKPYLLICRLLAKDPLDQTIGLIPKMAKAGHNALSRSETGQLRWYAASMAAGAVLVMGAIVLVAV; encoded by the coding sequence ATGAACCTTCTCTTTCTGACTTTCGTATTCCCCCTGATCGGCTTTTTGCTGCTGTCGTTCTCCCGTGGACGCTTCAGCGAAAACCTCTCGGCCGTGATCGGCGTTGGCTCCATTGGCCTGTCGGCCATCGTGGCCGCGTATGTGATCTGGCAATTCAATGTCGCACCGCCACCCGGCGGCGAGTACACGCAAGTGCTGTGGCAGTGGATGTCGGTGGAAGGCTTCAAGCCCAACTTCGCCCTGCACCTGGACGGCCTGTCGGTCACCATGCTCGGCGTAGTGGTTGGCGTGGGCTTCCTGATCCACGTGTTTGCTTCGTGGTACATGCGCGGCGAAAACGGCTACTCACGTTTCTTTGCCTACACCAACCTGTTTATCGCCAGCATGCTGTTCCTGATCCTGGCCGATAACCTGCTGTTCGTGTACTTCGGCTGGGAAGGCGTGGGCCTGTGCTCGTATCTGTTGATCGGTTTCTACTACAGCAACCGCAACAACGGTAACGCCGCACTCAAAGCCTTTATCGTGACCCGCGTCGGCGACGTGTTCCTGGCCATCGGCCTGTTCATCCTGTTCCAGCAACTGGGCACGCTGAATATTCAGGAACTGCTGGTTCTGGCACCTCAGAAGTTCCAGGCCGGTGATTTCTGGATCGTACTGGCGACCCTGATGCTGCTGGGCGGCGCTGTCGGTAAATCTGCGCAACTGCCGCTGCAAACCTGGCTGGCAGACGCCATGGCCGGTCCTACCCCGGTGTCGGCCCTGATCCACGCCGCAACCATGGTAACGGCCGGTGTGTACCTGATTGCCCGTACCCACGGCCTGTTCACCCTGGCGCCTGACGTGCTGCACCTGGTCGGCATCGTCGGCGGTGTGACCCTGGTCCTGGCCGGTTTTGCTGCACTGGTACAAACCGACATCAAACGCATCCTTGCCTACTCGACCATGAGCCAGATCGGCTACATGTTCCTGGCATTGGGCGTAGGTGCCTGGGACGGCGCGATCTTCCACCTGATGACCCACGCCTTCTTCAAGGCGCTGTTGTTCCTTGCATCGGGTGCGGTGATCGTTGCCTGCCATCACGAGCAGAACATCTTCAAGATGGGCGGCCTGTGGAAAAAACTGCCTCTGGCCTACGCCAGCTTTATCGTCGGTGGCGCGGCGCTGTCTGCCTTGCCATTGCTGACGGCCGGTTTCTACTCCAAGGACGAAATCCTCTGGGAAGCCTTCGCCAGCGGTAACAACGAACTGTTGTATGCCGGTCTGGTCGGTGCGTTCATGACCTCGCTGTACACCTTCCGCCTGATCTTCATCACGTTCCACGGTGAAGCCAAGACTGAAGCGCATGCGGGCCACGGCGTAACCTACTGGCTGCCATTGAGCGTGCTGATCGTACTGTCGACCTTCATCGGCGCCATGATCACCCCGCCACTGGCCGGTGTACTGCCACAAAGCGTTGGCCATGCTGGCGGTGAAGCCAAGCACAGCCTGGAAATCGCCTCGGGCGCCATCGCCCTGGCCGGTATCCTGCTCGCCGCCCTGCTGTACCTGGGCAAGCGTCGCTTTGTAACCGCAGTCGCCAACAGCGGCATCGGTCGCTTCCTGTCGGCCTGGTGGTTCGCTGCCTGGGGCTTCGACTGGCTGTACGACAAACTGTTCGTCAAACCGTACCTGTTGATCTGCCGCTTGCTGGCCAAAGATCCTCTGGACCAGACCATTGGTTTGATCCCGAAGATGGCCAAGGCCGGGCATAACGCCCTGAGCCGCAGCGAAACCGGTCAACTGCGTTGGTACGCTGCATCCATGGCCGCCGGTGCTGTACTGGTCATGGGCGCCATCGTGTTGGTAGCGGTCTGA
- the nuoK gene encoding NADH-quinone oxidoreductase subunit NuoK: MPGIPLEHGLAVAGILFCLGLVGLMVRRNILFVLMSLEIMMNAAALAFIVAGARWAQPDGQVMFILVITLAAAEASIGLAILLQLYRRFHTLDIDAASEMRG; the protein is encoded by the coding sequence ATGCCAGGAATACCTCTCGAACATGGTCTCGCGGTAGCGGGCATCCTGTTCTGCCTCGGTCTGGTCGGCCTGATGGTACGTCGCAACATTCTCTTCGTATTGATGAGTCTGGAAATCATGATGAACGCCGCTGCACTGGCCTTCATCGTTGCCGGTGCACGCTGGGCGCAGCCGGATGGACAAGTGATGTTCATCCTGGTGATCACCCTGGCAGCCGCTGAGGCCAGTATTGGCCTGGCGATCCTGCTGCAGCTGTATCGCCGCTTCCATACGCTTGATATCGATGCTGCCAGTGAGATGCGCGGATGA
- the nuoJ gene encoding NADH-quinone oxidoreductase subunit J: MEFAFYFASGVAVVSTLRVITNTNPVHALLYLIISLIAVAMTFFSLGAPFAGVLEVIAYAGAIMVLFVFVVMMLNQGPASVTQERHWLKPGIWIGPSILSAILLAQLLYVLFAHQSGAAIGQTTIDAKAVGISLFGPYLLVVELASMLLLAAAVTAFHLGRTEAKEQ; this comes from the coding sequence ATGGAATTCGCTTTCTATTTCGCATCGGGTGTCGCTGTCGTGTCCACGCTACGCGTGATCACCAACACCAACCCTGTGCACGCCCTGCTCTACCTGATTATTTCGCTGATTGCCGTGGCGATGACGTTCTTTAGCCTCGGTGCACCCTTTGCCGGTGTGCTCGAAGTGATCGCCTACGCCGGTGCCATCATGGTGCTGTTTGTGTTCGTGGTGATGATGCTCAACCAGGGCCCTGCCTCGGTGACGCAAGAACGCCATTGGCTCAAGCCGGGCATCTGGATCGGCCCGAGCATTTTGTCGGCCATCCTGCTGGCCCAATTGCTGTACGTGCTGTTCGCTCACCAGAGCGGTGCAGCAATCGGTCAAACCACCATTGATGCCAAAGCCGTGGGCATCAGCCTGTTCGGCCCGTACCTGCTGGTGGTCGAACTCGCCTCGATGCTGCTGCTTGCTGCAGCTGTGACGGCGTTCCACTTGGGCCGCACTGAGGCGAAGGAGCAATAA
- the nuoI gene encoding NADH-quinone oxidoreductase subunit NuoI: MFKYLFDIVHGTYTQLRSLVMVFGHAFRKRDTLQYPEEPVYLPPRYRGRIVLTRDPDGEERCVACNLCAVACPVGCISLQKAETEDGRWYPEFFRINFSRCIFCGLCEEACPTTAIQLTPDFEMAEFKRQDLVYEKEDLLISGPGKNPDYNFYRVAGMAVEGKPKGAAQNEAEPINVKSLLP, encoded by the coding sequence ATGTTCAAGTACCTGTTTGACATCGTGCATGGCACCTACACCCAGCTTCGCAGCTTGGTGATGGTCTTTGGCCATGCCTTCCGCAAGCGTGACACGCTGCAATACCCGGAAGAACCGGTCTACCTGCCACCGCGCTACCGTGGCCGGATTGTCCTGACCCGCGACCCGGACGGCGAAGAGCGTTGTGTAGCCTGTAACCTGTGCGCTGTCGCGTGCCCGGTAGGCTGCATCTCGCTGCAAAAAGCCGAAACCGAAGATGGTCGTTGGTACCCGGAGTTCTTCCGCATCAACTTCTCACGCTGCATTTTTTGCGGCCTGTGTGAGGAAGCCTGCCCGACCACCGCGATCCAGCTGACACCGGATTTCGAGATGGCCGAGTTCAAACGTCAGGATCTGGTGTACGAGAAAGAAGATCTGCTGATCTCCGGTCCCGGTAAGAACCCTGATTACAACTTCTATCGTGTTGCGGGTATGGCCGTTGAGGGCAAGCCGAAAGGCGCTGCCCAGAACGAAGCCGAGCCGATCAACGTGAAGAGCTTGCTGCCTTAA
- the nuoH gene encoding NADH-quinone oxidoreductase subunit NuoH → MTWFTPEVIDVIISVLKAVVILLAVVVCGALLSWVERRLLALWQDRYGPNRVGPFGAFQIAADMIKMFFKEDWTPPFADKVIFTLAPVVAMSALLIAFAIIPITPTWGVADLNVGILFFFAMAGLSVYAVLFAGWSSNNKFALLGALRASAQTVSYEVFMGLALMGIVVQVGSFNMRDIVEYQAQNLWFIIPQIFGFLTFFIAGVAVTHRHPFDQPEAEQELADGYHIEYAGMKWGMFFVGEYIGIVLISALLVTLFFGGWHGPFGILPQIPFIWFALKTAFFIMIFILLRASIPRPRYDQVMDFSWKFCLPLTLINLLVTAAVVLLNTPAGAVQ, encoded by the coding sequence ATGACCTGGTTCACCCCTGAAGTGATCGACGTGATTATCTCGGTGCTCAAAGCCGTGGTCATCCTGCTCGCCGTCGTGGTGTGCGGCGCGCTGCTCAGCTGGGTCGAGCGTCGCCTGCTGGCCTTGTGGCAAGACCGTTACGGTCCGAACCGCGTGGGCCCGTTCGGCGCGTTCCAGATCGCCGCCGACATGATCAAGATGTTCTTCAAGGAAGACTGGACCCCACCGTTTGCCGACAAGGTGATCTTCACCCTGGCACCGGTTGTGGCCATGAGCGCCTTGCTGATCGCCTTCGCGATTATCCCGATCACCCCGACCTGGGGCGTGGCGGATCTGAACGTCGGTATCCTGTTCTTCTTCGCGATGGCCGGCCTGTCGGTCTATGCGGTGTTGTTTGCAGGCTGGTCGAGCAACAACAAGTTCGCGCTGCTGGGTGCCTTGCGCGCCTCGGCACAGACGGTTTCCTACGAAGTGTTCATGGGCCTGGCGCTGATGGGCATCGTGGTGCAGGTTGGCTCGTTCAACATGCGCGACATCGTTGAATACCAGGCGCAGAACCTGTGGTTCATCATTCCGCAGATCTTCGGTTTCCTGACCTTCTTCATCGCAGGCGTGGCCGTGACTCACCGTCACCCCTTCGACCAGCCAGAAGCAGAACAGGAACTGGCCGATGGTTACCACATTGAATACGCCGGCATGAAATGGGGCATGTTCTTCGTTGGTGAATACATCGGGATCGTGTTGATCTCGGCGTTGCTGGTGACTTTGTTCTTCGGTGGCTGGCACGGGCCTTTCGGCATCCTGCCGCAGATCCCGTTTATCTGGTTCGCCCTGAAGACCGCGTTTTTCATCATGATCTTCATCCTGTTGCGCGCTTCTATTCCGCGCCCACGGTATGACCAAGTGATGGACTTCAGCTGGAAGTTCTGCCTGCCGCTGACCCTGATCAATTTGCTGGTGACCGCCGCAGTCGTGTTGTTGAACACGCCTGCCGGCGCGGTTCAGTGA